A region from the Verrucomicrobiia bacterium genome encodes:
- a CDS encoding NAD-dependent epimerase/dehydratase family protein has product MLPDRIVNEPELDRILGEPGPELVRFIRTVSSPLVILGAGGKMGLTVASMARRAAVAAEHPLEVVAASRFEDPATRRRFNEEGIRTEAVDLLHPDSLRHLPDAANIISLVGLKFGTAQDPAMTWAVNTLAPVHGVNRYPEARWVVLSTGNVYPPVSVDQGGATEDHPLTPLGEYANAAVARERLLEFSSRSRKTRMAILRLNYAVELRYGVLVDIALRIARGEPVDLSNGWFNCIWQGDAADRILRALDLAAHPPRALNLCHGDILSVREVATELAGLLNRPVTFTGRESGSALLSNPTRMDSYFGPPPTPLAGVIRCTAAWIAAGGRVLNRPTRFEVRDGRY; this is encoded by the coding sequence ATGCTCCCCGACCGAATCGTCAACGAGCCGGAGTTGGACCGAATTCTCGGCGAACCAGGTCCGGAGCTGGTGCGATTCATTCGCACGGTCAGCAGCCCGCTGGTGATCCTGGGAGCCGGCGGCAAGATGGGCCTGACCGTCGCCAGCATGGCCCGCCGGGCTGCCGTTGCCGCGGAACATCCGCTCGAAGTCGTCGCGGCGAGCCGGTTTGAGGATCCGGCAACCCGGCGGCGGTTCAACGAGGAAGGGATCCGGACCGAGGCGGTGGACCTTCTTCATCCCGACAGCCTCCGTCACCTGCCCGATGCCGCGAACATCATTTCGCTGGTGGGCCTAAAGTTCGGAACGGCTCAGGACCCCGCGATGACCTGGGCCGTCAACACGCTGGCTCCGGTGCACGGCGTGAACCGGTATCCGGAGGCCCGCTGGGTCGTCCTGTCCACCGGCAACGTCTATCCGCCGGTATCGGTGGACCAGGGGGGCGCCACCGAAGACCACCCGCTGACGCCCCTCGGTGAGTACGCCAATGCGGCCGTGGCGCGCGAGCGTCTGCTGGAATTTTCCTCCCGCTCCCGGAAGACGCGGATGGCAATCCTTCGATTGAACTATGCGGTCGAGCTCCGTTATGGGGTGTTGGTGGACATCGCCCTCCGCATCGCGAGGGGTGAGCCGGTGGATCTTTCCAATGGCTGGTTCAATTGCATCTGGCAGGGCGACGCGGCGGACCGAATCCTGCGCGCACTCGACCTGGCGGCGCATCCGCCGCGGGCGCTCAACCTTTGCCACGGCGACATTTTGTCCGTCCGGGAGGTCGCCACCGAACTGGCGGGGCTCCTCAACCGCCCCGTCACGTTCACCGGACGGGAATCTGGAAGCGCCCTGCTGAGCAATCCGACCCGGATGGATTCGTATTTTGGCCCGCCTCCCACCCCGTTGGCCGGAGTGATCCGCTGCACGGCGGCGTGGATTGCGGCGGGCGGGCGGGTGCTGAATCGTCCCACCCGGTTTGAGGTTCGCGATGGACGTTATTGA